The DNA window GCTCCGCGTTTCATGGAGAGCAATGCGGAGTCGGAGCCATTATGATGACCGCCCTGCAGGGTGGCGACTGGAAGTCAATTCGGCTGTCGTTGATGAGGTTGAAATGCCCGGTTACTGCAGAAGGACTCGGTGTCAGCGAAACAGACATAATACGGGCGCTGGTCAAAGCGCGAACAATTCGCCGGGATCGGTACACAATACTGGATGTGAAAAAACTTACACCCGTCTCGGCAGGAAGGCTGGCCCGCAGGACACTGGTAATATGACAATGCTCCGGCAGTGTTACATCGACCGTGCCTTGGAAGATTACTTGAAGCCGCTCAGTCATTGCCGGAAAGGTCGGTGGAGCGGATGCCTGGCATTACACTCATAGGAGAGCACATAGCGAAAGAAGGAATGAATTTCATCTTCAACGGCGGTGCGCCGGAGTGCAGGGAATGCAAGCTCAAAGTGGCTTGCCTGAATCTGGAACCCGGGCAGCATTACACCGTTGTTGAAGTAAGGCCGAAGCACCATGATGAATGCGTTGTGCACGAAGACGGCGTCCGGATAGTCCGTGTCGAGGAGAAGAGTCACTTTATTGCAGTCAGGAGGCGTCAGGCGGTTGTCGGCTCGATAATATCTCCGGACCAGCGCAAATGTGACTTTGTCAGGTGTCCCAATTACAGATTCTGCTTTCCCGCGGGTTACCGTAAACCCAAGCATAAGGTACTTCGGGACGCGGGTGCAGTCAACTGTG is part of the Candidatus Sysuiplasma acidicola genome and encodes:
- a CDS encoding UPF0179 family protein gives rise to the protein MPGITLIGEHIAKEGMNFIFNGGAPECRECKLKVACLNLEPGQHYTVVEVRPKHHDECVVHEDGVRIVRVEEKSHFIAVRRRQAVVGSIISPDQRKCDFVRCPNYRFCFPAGYRKPKHKVLRDAGAVNCEAGEDLRLIEV